TGGTGGTATAAACTTTATGTTTTGAATGTGttatatatttaagaatatatttacaGTTTATCAGAGGAAAGATACAGTAGTGCTTCTTGTGCCTCCATGATGCTGAGTTGGCTGCATTCTGCTATGTCTGAGGTTAAGTTAGAGACTAAAGACTAAACTAAATGTTACTGGCTGTCAGAAGAAGCAAATCGGGTGTTTTGTTGTACCATCAGCACTGGTAATGCTGCGtctggaatactgtgtccagttctgaaCTTGTCAGTAAAAGAACTAATAGTTCTTTAAAAGAACTGATAGTTTACTAGTCAGTAAAGAGAGACTAATGCATTAAACTGCTTTAACACttagtatttccttttttctcccccctgtTTAACAGCTGAACTTCGTTCGATTTTATCTTCCTTTGCTTATCCAGAAACATGAGAAAGTCATATATTTGGATGATGATATCATTGTTCAAGGTAAGCTGACATCCAAAAAGCAGTTTCCAGCAGAATTAGGATCAAAGTTACTGCAGCTTTTATAGTTGTCTGGAGATACGGAGTATAATGGAAAGTGAGGAAACTTCTAGGAGCATTGTACTTGGGAAAACtacaaaatttctgtttatttatttaaaggaaattctgaagaaaacctTCTCTTCATATGTGTTTTAGATAGttgattttaatcaaaatttgtttttaaattgattttaatcaAAATCAACTGTATgggtttcattttatttggatTCAGTCAGTTGCTGAAAGATAAGGTATCAGGGTTTTCACTTGGATGCTGTAGTATGTTGTTAAGCGTGACTTGTGTTTCCTGCTAGCATTCAATTTCCCACAAATGCTGCTCCACTATGAGCTGctttataaaatacaattaatcTTCTCTGcctgtctcattttcttttgcaatagATTTATTACAGTTTCTTCAACATCTATGGCTTACAATGGTtatctctgctttttgtttttgttattctgtCCTCAGTcattaacagaaataattaactttttatAAGGTTCTTAAGTCTTCGTTTACACTCCATTTGCATGAACGCTTTAAGCTGACCCCACCTCTTCACCTGCATCCCTCCCTCATGTGCCTGCACACACAGAAAGGTGATTACTTTCAGCCTGAATTAGCTTCCTGGCATGACTTAAGGCAGTGCTCCAGCAGAAAAGAATGGGGTGGCTGGTGAAAGAGGAGAGGTAGGACTTTCTCTTTCATTAGGGGTGCCAGATTGTCAGCTGATAGTGTTTCTGGAGCCACAGGATAAGGGTGTAATTTTACATTACAGCTAATGGTAGGCTGCTGCCTACGGAAGTGGCCTCTCCTGTCCGCAGGCAGCTCCTGTCACTTCTCTTGTATCACACCTACAGTTGTGCAGCTGCGAAATAAGCTGACGTTTTCTGGTTGACCCGGCAGAAGACTGGCTatataacaaacaaacaaaaccaaccaaccaaaaaaacaacaacaaaatttgttttcctctttgcttgcTCACCCTTGGGCCATGTAATCACAGGGCCCAAAAGAGGGGAATAAAGATGGGCGTGTGGGGGTGGAGGCAGAGAGAGGGTGCATCTGTTTTGGCAGCTGTTCCTCATGTTTTAACTGTAATGTGAGACTGCTCTCTATCAGATGTCTCTGGAATGGGAGTTCTGACAGGGTAAGGAGTGATGGGGAGTTTCAGGGTTTAACTTTGGGACTGTTTGTGTGTTGGCCAGTTATTTTCTATAGTAAGtaagaatgaaacattttgggtgccatcacattttttttctgctttttctcttgaaaaaacaCAAGTTATTTAGAATCAGGACAAAATACCTATTAAGGCTTGTTAATCTTGAACAATTACTAGCTgccacattttatttatttatttatttagtgggATGTAAGTTCTATCCCAAGTTTTCCAGCTGGCTGGTGAGTTtggagaatttttctttcagaaatagtaGTTTCACTCTTTGCAGTATGAggaatgttttcagtttctaGTCTTTTATTGAGGTTTCCTGGTAATAGCAGCTTTACTTCTTCATGGCCTACCTGTGGAGAGTGCTCACCTCAGGCTAATGGGCCACGTGTGGCCTTCCAACCTAATTCATCTTACCTATGACCTTTGCCAGTAGCTTGAAGGGGTTTGGATACAGACTCCCCTAATTGCTGTAGCTGTACAGTGGTGGTGCTGTGCTTCCCACCTGCCCTGAAATCCTTCTGGCACAGTAGATATGTGCTAGTCAGATGGTGAGTGAGACATCATGTGTTACGTTATCTCCCTCCAtcaggaaggagctgggaggtCTGGGAAGCCACAAACGTGACAGGCACCTTTCAGCTGGCCAGTGCTTATTAGTAAGCAGTGTGAAGCCAGGTGTCTTACTACAAGGTACAAACACgggaacagaggaaaaaaatgatctgtGCAGGAAATTGAAGAGATATTTCTGAGGGACTGAAGTCATTTGCCTGTACCCTCTTTCTCCAAATAAGAGCTAATTGAATGCATAACTTTGTAACCAGCTTCTTAACAGTGTaatcagctgctgcttcagctgatCTTGGACATTTGGACCAAATTAAGGATGTATTGAATACCGATGGCAATAGCTAAAGATAGACACCCATATATGGGACATAAACTTGAAAATTTCCCATATAGCAAAATTCAACCTTCATTAACATCTCAGCTATCCCCTAAAATTAATATGTTTGTAACTAACATGTGAGAAGAGAAGTTATCCTATCAGCTACATAGCAGTGAATAGGTTTACTCTTAAGCTTTTCAACTCTGTGTAACCAGGTGACATCCAGGAACTCTATGAGACTAAGTTAGCTCCTGGACATGCTGCGGCTTTTTCAGATGATTGTGATCTACCTTCTACACATGAAATGGTTAGAAGTGTAGGCATGCAGGTAAGGTGTCATTTTGGAACTCTAATCATGAATGTATTGACTCATAAATGTAACAcgattttatatattttccccaaagtgaaagtgtttttttttttttttatttttgtaccaGTTTTACAGATAATTAAGAAGAATTACTAATCTAAGAAGAACTACTTTCTGTAGTAACTCTGTAATGATATGGTGCTATGCAGAGTTGCTTCCTGTAGTAGTTTAAATCTCTGTTGCTCTTTGGATTCTACTAAATTATGTTTGGTATTTTATTAAGTTAATTTTGCTATCAGTAGATCACGAGCACTTCTGGAGTATTAAATGAAGCCACAGTATAAGATATTTGTATTAGTCGAATTGGGAATGAAACTCAGCGAAAGTGtttgaaagcaaatttctgAGTTGCGTTCCCCAAAACTGTCAGTCCCTCTAGCATTACAGTTGCACAAGTATAAAGATACCTCATTTAGAGTaagctacagaaagaaaaaaacgtGGTGAGGAAATTTTTCACCTCCAGTGGGACAATACCATGGAAAAAGCAATTCAGTAGCTGGGCATACCTTGCCTTTCAGCCCCACATCACATGGCAGTTGAGACAGGTAATCATCACAGAAACTCAGCTTTGGAAGCGCATACTTAGTCTCCATGTGAGCAGCATAGAGATGTGTTTACTCTCACTTTTATTGAGATTCTCAGGGGATAAACATACtttgaaactttctttttttaacttcccAGAACACATACATGGGATTCCTGGActacagaaagcaagcaatTAGAGATCTTGGCAtcagccccagcacctgctCCTTTAATCCTGGCGTAATTGTTGCTAACATGACTGAATGGAAACATCAGCGGCTTACAAAGCAGTTGGAAAAGTGGATGCAAAGAAATGTAGAGTATGTATAGAGAAATCTAGCTTTGCACTTAACTGTAAACTGAGtattaaaactgtaattttctgtttgtaagcTCTTTAAAGTTTGCAActttaaactttattttgttctgtgagATACCAAAGTAACTCATGTTCCAGAATTTCCATGTGGTTATATCTGATTGAAAGTGTACCAGAAAATGCTGCCTGGAATATTAGTCTTGTGTTTATCGCAAACCGCGCTTAATCCTGAGGGACACTGAGACCATGTGGGTCTTGTTTTGATCCCACCTCACTTGGGACCAAGCCACTCAAAATCTTCCCTTCTTGAGGCCACTTTAGAGAAGAaggaatgttttcttgtttgtgtggGGTCTCTCCTACTGTAATGTCAGCCAAACAGTAATCGGACACcatatttcttaaataacaATAGAAAACGCTGCTTTCTCTATAGACAGACCAAACTTGACATGAAGATAACTTTTTGGCTTTGACCACAAATAAGTCTTGAACACAGTGAAACAAACactgttaatttttaatgtttgttgcTAACCTGCATTTGCAAACTTgacatttactttctttctctgcaaagaGTTAAGTTTAAATTTAGTAAAACTAAATTGAAACAGCTTAGCTTGTGCTTTTGGACTGCCTCCACTACTGGTTACTTTCAGAACTGAACAAAGCAGGAGACACAAATGATAAGCATGTGACTGAATGAAAAGCTAAATGCCTGTGCTTCTCACTCCACTTAGGTAACGTTCTGAGAAGCTATTGCTCTGCTTTTTAAgagcttgaaaaaaatccatgaataTTATCTGCAGGTCTTATCTACAAAGATGATTTTCGACCATAATAAAACATTCCTATTCCTTTTAGCTGTGTTTTGAAGTGACAATGAAATAAATTGCTTAGTTAGCAGCTGAAACTCACAGTTTTGGAGgttatgatttttattgttctgtagCCTCTAAGCACCTCTTGATACTTCCCAGGTTTCCGCCTTGCTGGGCTAGACAGGTGACACGATGCTCCCATGTGCTGACTGGCCAGGCCTTAAGCACCCTGTGGCCAGACATCTGGCTGCTACCTCTTAAAGCCTCTCCTCACAGTAATGTTTGGCTTTTTCAAGCCCTGGAGTTTTCACAAACTTCCCAGGAAATTAATATCCTTTAGATGTTAGGTTATACAGATCAGATTTGGCAGTCTAGTTTGAAGTTAACTTACAGGTCTAATAGTTGGGCAGGGGGGcgaaggggaaggaagagagagtgAAATACATGGAAGCATGTACATTTCCTTAGCAAACCAaactaaaatatgtttaattccTTTATGttgacaggtttttttttcctactttgatTTTGCCAGCCTCATAGACTACAGGCAGCATGTGGAAGTAATTGGCTTCATGTTGGGCTTGACTCCCAGTTTGCTTGGTAGCAACAATCTACTCAAGGAGAATTGGAGTTGCAAATGCAAGCAATTAACAGCATTAGAACAGAGTACACTGAAAATAAGTCTgttcaaaatgcttttgaattttACCAgaatacttacatttttaatttctgatctCTGTGCCAAAGGCTCTTTTATTGAGGTTTTGAACACTTTGCTCTTTTGCAGGGAAAACCTCTACAGCAGCACCCTCGGGGGAGGTGTGGCGACCTCTCCAATGCTGATTGTATTTCATGGAAAGTATTCTGCTATTAATCCTATGTGGCACATACGGCATCTTGGTAAGTTTAGCTTTCCACCATTTGCAGCTTGAACTAAATAAAGTGAGAGTTGTTTTTAAGATTCCAATGTAGGATGTTACATTACTTTACCTCAACACATTACTTTATACCTCAGATCCAAATTACGTAATCCatgcttccttcttttcctctaacACTCACTAGTCCTGCTTGCTTCAGGGTAGGGCAGAATGTGTGCGTATCCCACTGGTAGTCGTTAGTCAAATACCTTAACAGGTCAAGCAAACAGAATAGTTGTACCCCTGCAGAAAATACCCAGTAATCATTAAATTgggtaagaaaagaaaaaaaataagtaccaAGGAGAAAACTACGTGATTGAAGACCAACTATCTATATTGTCCTAAACCATGGAAAGAATATATGAAAGATGTGAATGTAGTcacagagactgaaaaaaaccTGACATTTTTAGCAGCCACAGTAGAAGATCATGGGATGCCCGGCAGCCTTTGTGTAGTCAACGTTCTGAAGGCTGTAGTTAGCATTCACCTGGGAATGGTGAATTATCCTGAGAAAAAGATAATAGCTTTATGTAATAAAATGAACGGTACAAGGGATGTTTTTGTAAGCCCCAGATATAGCAAGATGTTGTTGAGAGgaaactgagatttttcagaTGCAGAACTGAAGGTGTTAAATTGAAAAATGCTGCTCTATCATACAACTAGGTGTCTATTGACAAGTAAGTGGAACCATACTAATCAgacttattttaataaaacaaaagtttaacTGTGTAGTGTCTTCCAttataaaaaacttttttttttttccatgtaccCATGCAGGCTGGAGTCCCGATACCCGTTATTCGGAACATTTCCTTCAAGAAGCTAAATTACTTCATTGGAATGGGAGATATAAACCTTGGGACTATCCCAGTGTTCACACCGATCTCTGGGAAAATTGGTTTATTCCTGACCCTTCAGGGAAGTTCAAATTAACTCGTCCTGACAGCTGATACTGAAAAcacttaaatgcatttatacTTTGTTTTGCAGCATGCAATAGTTTGAGAAGCAACATGTCAAAATGTATAATTAACTGATTTTAGAGAACtaagtatttcttaaatattgtcATAAAATGACCATCAGTTTTGAGGGCTTAtgggtggagagggaggtgggagagTTAGTTACAGTTCAGATTATCCTGACTTTCAAATAAGGTGAGGAAACAAGTTTACTTGACAATGAAAtactttcattaaatatttacagaggTGAAATCAGACAATGTGTTTTAATGTATGATCCTTATTTATAAGACTCCAGTAGCGGCTGACAGAAAACCGACACAGGAAATACTTGCAATATTACATATAAGGTGGCTTTAGCCTACTAGCCCCAATTAAACAGccccaaaataaaacttatGCAGCCTTTTAATATGTAAAGTTCAGTTGCTTGGTGACTATTCTGCAGTGTTTCTCTGCAGAATGCTGTACTTGTGCAGACTGTATTACATACACCACAGTGTATTTAGAGCACTGCTAGCAAGATGCAAAAGCACATTCAAACACACTGCAATATAATTCCTGATTTTATTGTGAAACAGAGAGATTTAAGACGGGTTAAGAACCTCTGTATTACTGTAATGAAAAGAGCACCAGTTCTGAGGAAATACACATAAATTGCAATATTTAGTGAAACGGTCATTATATACTTAACTGTATTTTACACCTAGATAATCTAGTAGGTGCCTCTGTTCAAGAAGGAGAGACCTTTCCCTATCCCCAAATCAAACAGGATAGCGGTACAGTAGTTACGTACTACTATACCACCTAATCAGCAGTGCTAGTTACATGCTTCTGatgttgctgaaaaataaaattgaattgtAACAAATCCCTGATACAAGATACTTTGAGCACCTGCAGGAAAATGTCCATGTAAACAGCAATACATGATACAGTACACATTAAATAACAGACAAGACAAATCCTATACCTTTTTGACAATATATTGAACAGCTTTATGCTGGAGCTAATCAACATAATCATAATGCACACTCCTTGATTTCAGACGCTCAGAATTAAGCCACATcatttgggaagaaaactgTAAACATCATGCCTGCCTGACAGCAGGGTGACAGTGTATGATCTCCGCGAGAGATGTTACAGCAGGATTACTGTCTATGCCAACTAGTTACACTCAATGCGTGGCAACTGTCAGTGGCTGTGAGGAAAGGATAAGACTGGTACAGGAACCTCTGACCAGCATGGACTGTGGAGATACTGTTTGTATCTGTTTTTCAAGTATGTGAAGCACCTTCTCTCATAAGATCATCAAAACTTGAATGTTTTGATCAGCTTATTGCTTTTACTTCATCTCTTCCTCACATaataaaagagggaaagaagatgATAGTTAGGCACAAGCATGgattctcatttctttctcaggCCACAAGTATTGGCCAAAAGTGTGTATTATTTCCGCAAGTTCTAAAGAAGAGAGCTGTAGTTCCAACAGCTGACTTCTTGTTCATGGAACAGCTGCCCTTGTCTTCACCTTAGTATTTTTCACTTGTAAAAGTAATAAGAACACCCTCTAAGGTCTTACAGATTGAAgataaattaatgtttaaaacagTTAAATCACAATCTTCTTTCACCCTGTGCTAATTGTACCTGATAGAAATAACATGACTGTAGATATTTTTACAGGGAATATGGTCTTTCACTTCCCTGCAAATGTAACCTGTTCTCCTGCTAGAGGTCAGGTGAAGAGACTAATCACACAAGTGACTGAGAATTTAAATGCCACAGATTCAAGAACCACTGTTTTTTAAGGAATTCCAGTTCCTTACATCAGAATTTAAGGGGAAAATAGATGGAATGATAGGAACAACTTACCCTAAGACAGTTCGGCTAGAATATTTAAGGTCCTGTCCTGCGTGACACaatttttcctccccagcatTTTAACTTGAGATGTCTCTGCTCCCTTAACCCTGAATATGTTCCAATCACTAGACAGACAGACCTCTCTATTCCTGCCCTGGAAAATACTCAGTACTCACAGCTGCAGAACTTAACCTTCTGCActttttaagaaagtaaaaggaAGTCTTAAAAAGCACAATTTGTTTAACTGTGCATAATTAAAAACACCACTTCATGTAAGGTAAGGGTACACTTCCCATTTTCCCCTCTAGATATATAAAAGGACATTGAGGCATCAATAAAAAGTATACTGCTGTTCTTACTACTACATTACAATTCATGGAATAAAATTAACGCCCCAAAGAAATTGACACAATGGGAAAGCAATTTGTCAAAAACTGCAAGAAATGGcatacattaaatataaaactcATATACAAAAAAggctaacttttttttaaaaaagtttcgACAGTTCCTTAAAATTACCTAGTTCATTGATTTGAGCCTACCACACACTTACTTTGGACTATAATAAAATAACTAAGGGAGATAAAATACTACTAAAATGCTTCAGTTGGAGAACCGAGGTACCAATCTTCACCACTGCATTAAAACTGCAGCATGTATGCATAGCTGAGAAGAAACAGCCCTTACGCACTGCTTCCCTCTGGTTCTTGTGTCATGTCAGCGTTGAACTCTGGAATCTGGTCTGCAAAGGACTGTGTCATCCACTGTCCATTAGGAACTTCACCAAAGGATGATGACCCCTCACAATACTGTGGATTGCCTGctgatagaaaacaaacaaaacaaaaataataacatagagatgaaaaaaatacagtcgATTCCatcaactaaaataaaataattaaaaataaaacaccccCCCAAAACGTCACTACccttaaagatattttcagtttccatCTTTCCTTCTACTTTTCAGCTTCCTATTCAGACTCCAACTTATTTCCTTTGAGTGTCTACTTCTGTAGATCCAGATCATTCCCCCCcagttatattttcttcatatcttCTTTGAAGAGAGAATTTAAGGGTGGTGTATATGTAAATTATGAGtctaaatgtttaaaagaatacttattttgcagtgtttcctataaataaaattattcttctctAAGGGACATTCTCTTTGACAAAATAGGATAGACAATGCAAAAGTTCAATTTACAACATAAATGAGATTAGGACTAAAAATTCATGACTTCAGACGAAGGTGGCAGTTACTACTTCATAGTATCAtagaagggtttgggttggaagggacattacagaccacccagttccaaccccctgccatgggcagggacacctcccaccagcccaggttgcacaaagccccatccagcctggccttgaacacctccagggatggggcatccacagcttctctgggcaacctgttccagtgcctcaccatccctgagtaaagaattttctcttaaaatctaacctaaatctcccctcttttaatttaaaaaccattcctttgtccatttttttataagccccctttaagttCTGAAAGGCCTCTGccattgtttttcatattttttttaattacagttgGTAGTATTTTAGGAAGTAAAATTCCTGACTTCTTAGTTACAGTAAGATCACTACACTCATCTTTCTAGTCTTCATTCTGTTCTTCTTCGCTCCTTTCTTAATTTccttacaatttttttccaaaaattgtCGGGACTGAAAATCACACTTTACTCAAGAAGTTGCATGAacttcaaacacagaaaacctaCAGAGAGcgaaaatttgtttttctcccactCTTAAACTGCTTCCACACTAAAAGCTGAAGAATACCACACTGCTGTATGGTCTGGGTTTTGGTGACTGCCCACCCATGATGTAAAAATAGTAACGTTTGTCTTCAGATTATTCAAGGCAAACTGTATGGTCACTACACCAGCTATCCTAACACATTACATTATTTGGATGACACCATTCAAATACTCCTCCTTCATCTACCCCACCAGTAACGAAACGATCTCAGTTGTACTTTGTATTGTACTGTGATTTTATCTGTTTCACCATTCtctgtctttgctttccttaggaacgaaaaaaaaatgaaacttttgtCTGGAGAACATGGTGCGTTTATACAAAAGTCAATGCAATCGAAAATAGTGACTGTGTAAGTCACTAGTGACGTCTGTTTGTTACGTCCTGGGAGACGGACTTTAGGAGAACAATTTGAAGTTGCagataaatgattttaaatagagaaaatggCTTTTCTCCCCGCTCCCTCCCAGAAAGACTGCACAATCCCTCAGTTATATGAGTCTAACTGATgctatactttaaaaatattgtatgaATTGTGGAAGTGCTGAAAGgatagaaaattaaatgtatggAATGGTTATAAAAAGCTATATATAATGGTTTACAGACCGAATGCCCCAAGCACCACTCCTTACCAGTTCCGTTTGAAGAGAAATTGCACTGTTCACTTTCATATGGTGCACGATCACAGTAAGCTCCTCCATATGCTGCTTCATAACCTGgatcatatttttcttctttgacagCCATTTTTTTAGCAtcctctgcagaaagagaagactTCAAGTATTAAGAATAAAAACGATCACTGAGCATTTTTATAagataacatttgaaaaaaacagtcacACATTTTACCAGGTAATTCCAGCTCCCCTTAGATAATTAAAGCTAAAAAGAGTAGAATCTCCAGCTCTATACCACGCAATTTAGGGTGGATGATACATctccccccccactcccccatgatttttttaatttccttttgcttgtgCATCTGCTCGTTGTGTTGTATGTCATGCTACACCTTTATAAAGcactaagaaaataaacactatACCTTGTGCAAGTTGCAAGTCAAATGTGTACTGCACTTCCTGCACCTCCGTGTTTGGTGCAATGCCTTTCAGTTGATCCCTTAAGTCTTTTAGCTTTATGTAATAATGAACCTTATCTTGCGCACGAGGAAACTGAGCACATCTTGCACTGGATGATGGCATAACATAGCAGAGCTTGAgacacaaagcaagaaaaatagcatTACTGGTCCCTGAATTATTAGCTAATATATAATGCATCAAGAATAACTCAACAGTTAAGCTCATGTTATTGTTTTAAACCTTTGTACAAACATCAGCTAATGCTGAAGGTGGTTCTGGGAGAGGATAAAAGGAGCCCGGGACAGGATAAAAAGAGCCCTTCATTTTTCCCGGCCAGCTAAATGTCTTTTCCTAAAGACAGAGGCTGATTACCAGCTGTTGAAGCTAGGACAATTCTCACCACTTGATTATGTGCTGCAGGAGAGGTAGTACAAGTGTGTGTTACAATACTTAAAATTTACAAGTATATGCCTGAGAGTGTAGCACACGGCAGAGCTCTCTGAGCAAGTGGAGTTTGGAGCCAGAAAGTCCACAGAGGAGTACGTGCTAGTATGCAAAAACCCCA
This genomic window from Cygnus olor isolate bCygOlo1 chromosome 1, bCygOlo1.pri.v2, whole genome shotgun sequence contains:
- the GLT8D2 gene encoding glycosyltransferase 8 domain-containing protein 2 isoform X2 — protein: MEEEIPVVICAAAGRMGAAIAAISSIYSNTEANVLFYIVGLKNTIPHIRKWIENSKLKEIKFKVVEFNPMVLKGKIRQDASRPELLQPLNFVRFYLPLLIQKHEKVIYLDDDIIVQGDIQELYETKLAPGHAAAFSDDCDLPSTHEMVRSVGMQNTYMGFLDYRKQAIRDLGISPSTCSFNPGVIVANMTEWKHQRLTKQLEKWMQRNVEENLYSSTLGGGVATSPMLIVFHGKYSAINPMWHIRHLGWSPDTRYSEHFLQEAKLLHWNGRYKPWDYPSVHTDLWENWFIPDPSGKFKLTRPDS
- the GLT8D2 gene encoding glycosyltransferase 8 domain-containing protein 2 isoform X1; this translates as MALLKKINQILLLLLVLTICAILYNKVHKVPSALKNEAVDLESPEEMEEEIPVVICAAAGRMGAAIAAISSIYSNTEANVLFYIVGLKNTIPHIRKWIENSKLKEIKFKVVEFNPMVLKGKIRQDASRPELLQPLNFVRFYLPLLIQKHEKVIYLDDDIIVQGDIQELYETKLAPGHAAAFSDDCDLPSTHEMVRSVGMQNTYMGFLDYRKQAIRDLGISPSTCSFNPGVIVANMTEWKHQRLTKQLEKWMQRNVEENLYSSTLGGGVATSPMLIVFHGKYSAINPMWHIRHLGWSPDTRYSEHFLQEAKLLHWNGRYKPWDYPSVHTDLWENWFIPDPSGKFKLTRPDS
- the TDG gene encoding G/T mismatch-specific thymine DNA glycosylase isoform X5, with translation MAAYKGHHYPGPGNHFWKCLFMSGLSNEQLNHMDDHTLPHKYGIGFTNMVERTTPGSKDLSSKEFREGGRILMQKLQKYKPRIAAFNGKCIYEIFSREVFGIKVKNLEFGLQPHKVPDTETLCYVMPSSSARCAQFPRAQDKVHYYIKLKDLRDQLKGIAPNTEVQEVQYTFDLQLAQEDAKKMAVKEEKYDPGYEAAYGGAYCDRAPYESEQCNFSSNGTAGNPQYCEGSSSFGEVPNGQWMTQSFADQIPEFNADMTQEPEGSSA